A part of Melittangium boletus DSM 14713 genomic DNA contains:
- a CDS encoding HmuY family protein, whose product MSLGNEKKQWGKRRWVILAGALALGACGPADSTPTEEKPAPRCETRAVGCGEQSIDKLRLRTVVSTGEIREEGTVEGEFHTYVDGRAGGTDSPQSYTYARFTKQGLERVPVDDQSALASGDWDIAFRRYVIRTNGGVSGPSCTTVAELPKGTRFETVTAVDGAWDFRAEDYYSETCEFTGDEWGLGSPATRTGTFWGYEGCLQMTGAVYVARLADGRHVKLQVTAYYDPEPQKVCDATGSVPQPSGAAQFRVRWAFLP is encoded by the coding sequence ATGAGCCTGGGCAATGAGAAGAAGCAGTGGGGGAAGCGCCGCTGGGTCATCCTGGCGGGGGCGCTGGCGCTGGGGGCGTGTGGGCCGGCGGACAGCACGCCGACAGAGGAGAAGCCCGCGCCCCGGTGTGAGACGCGCGCGGTGGGCTGCGGCGAGCAGAGCATCGACAAGCTGCGGCTGCGCACGGTGGTGTCCACGGGGGAGATTCGCGAGGAGGGCACGGTGGAGGGCGAGTTCCACACCTACGTGGACGGGCGCGCCGGGGGGACGGACAGCCCGCAGTCCTACACCTATGCCCGCTTCACGAAGCAGGGCCTGGAGCGGGTGCCGGTGGATGATCAATCGGCCCTGGCGTCCGGAGACTGGGACATCGCCTTCCGCCGCTATGTCATCCGGACGAATGGTGGCGTGTCGGGCCCGTCCTGCACGACGGTGGCGGAGCTGCCGAAGGGCACGCGCTTCGAGACGGTGACGGCGGTGGACGGCGCCTGGGACTTCCGCGCCGAGGACTACTACTCCGAGACGTGCGAGTTCACCGGGGACGAGTGGGGACTGGGCTCGCCGGCGACGCGCACGGGGACGTTCTGGGGGTACGAAGGGTGTCTGCAGATGACGGGCGCGGTCTACGTGGCGCGGCTGGCGGATGGCCGGCACGTGAAGCTGCAGGTGACGGCCTATTACGATCCCGAGCCGCAGAAGGTCTGTGACGCGACGGGCAGCGTGCCGCAGCCCAGTGGAGCGGCGCAGTTCCGGGTGCGGTGGGCCTTCCTGCCGTGA
- the agmC gene encoding adventurous gliding motility protein AgmC, with product MKNGLFKKWLAAALCVLALGSTAALAEPDSFGLGDGHNGALTVDEDIVLNSYAPVTGPLAPGNILPVGACAGNPVCFKAGDLVMVLQSAGYTPVPPSGGSATIDISNAGVGRWEFARLDSASGSALTLTAPLVHSYAYEAGKTQVIRVPEYTDLILNAQVSALAWNGSVGGVVALLASGTVTNEGEISASSAGFRGGQYVNGAAATRGCTELDQAATAGGAQKGEGIVEGRYGPVAGASGRGNIANGGGGGVCFKSGGGGGGNLGAGGEGGRSSGRSGTQNDGARLVGGQGGSALTYSMLNHLTFGGGGGAGHGSNNTGVAGGRGGGVVFVRANALTGSGSISASGGSAGLATGDAGSGGGAGGSIYLRFSGKAECGTVTAIGGVGGNSGTALLGPGGGGGGGRVLFQGGADSTCSFNLFGSSAGSQPDTSWTPDGSYFGAKAGSPGNYVTLPGGFVVPAVPTVTTPAHNSFTSNPQPDIKGTATPNTTVVIYIDGVEVGRATSNSAGNYSFPLPAPLAEGPHTVQAATEVDASQSPKSVANTFTVDTVKPAAPFVSAPGDNTYVTTVRPPITGTAEKNSTVTVYIDGVAVGTTKADDSGNWSYTPTTDLGQGPHTVKATSKDAADNVSADSNTNTFTVDTVKPAAPVVSAPDDNDYVTTVRPVITGTAEANSTVTVYIDGVAVGTTKADASGNWSYTPTTDLGQGPHTVKATSTDVAGNVSVDSNTNTFTVDTVKPPAPVVETPINNTYVTTLTPTFTGTAEADSTVSVYIDGVFSGTTIATGGTWSYTPTTPLIGEGAHTVYATSTDAAGNVSVDSNTNTFLVDSVKPVAPTVDAPDEGSYVTTVRPVITGTAENNSTVTVYIDGVEVGTTTADGSGNWSYTPTTDLAQGSHKVKVTSKDAAGNVSVDSNVRTFIVDSIAPVAPVVIDPANGAEESSRPTFTGTAEPGATVTIIVDGEDLGTTTADASGNWTYTIPTGSPGLADGSHTVTARQTDAAGNTSPVAVPENTFTVDSTLPSTTIETKPPLVSNSTTAEFTFSSDKSPVTYECTLDTVVVSCTDTLKLENLAQGSHTLTVRAVDALGHKDPSVESYTWTVDTLAPAAPVVLAPDEGSEQTTTTPVISGTAEPGSTVTVIIDGVEVGTTTTDASGNWSFPTTTPLTPGPHEVTARATDAAGNTSPDSAPRGFTVVDDTPAPVPPAPVITSGPSGTTPEHGATFEFGSDAPGVTYECSLDGATYTACTPPTSYDNLTDGEHTFRVRTRDADGNVSEPATRTWTVSTQAVAEDDIAFLGGGFGGCSASGGDASLIMLSLGTLVTLARRRRRQG from the coding sequence ATGAAGAACGGACTCTTCAAGAAGTGGCTCGCGGCCGCGCTGTGCGTGCTGGCCCTTGGCTCCACGGCGGCCCTGGCCGAACCGGATTCCTTCGGTCTGGGTGATGGACACAACGGCGCGCTGACCGTGGATGAGGACATCGTCCTCAACAGCTACGCGCCCGTTACGGGACCGCTGGCTCCCGGAAACATCTTGCCGGTGGGGGCCTGCGCGGGAAACCCGGTTTGCTTCAAGGCGGGCGATCTGGTGATGGTGCTCCAGTCGGCGGGCTATACCCCCGTGCCTCCCTCGGGCGGTTCGGCCACGATCGATATCTCCAACGCCGGGGTGGGCCGCTGGGAGTTCGCGCGACTGGACTCCGCGTCGGGCTCCGCGCTGACCCTGACCGCGCCGCTCGTCCACTCCTATGCGTATGAGGCGGGCAAGACGCAGGTCATCCGCGTCCCCGAGTACACCGACTTGATCCTCAACGCCCAGGTGTCGGCCCTCGCCTGGAATGGGAGCGTGGGCGGTGTGGTCGCGTTGCTGGCCTCGGGCACGGTGACCAATGAAGGGGAGATCAGCGCTTCCAGCGCGGGTTTCCGGGGTGGGCAGTACGTGAATGGCGCGGCTGCCACGCGGGGTTGTACGGAACTGGATCAGGCGGCCACCGCCGGCGGCGCTCAGAAGGGCGAAGGCATCGTCGAAGGGCGTTATGGCCCGGTTGCTGGCGCTTCGGGTCGCGGCAACATTGCCAATGGCGGGGGAGGCGGTGTCTGCTTCAAGTCCGGTGGTGGTGGCGGCGGCAACTTAGGTGCGGGTGGTGAAGGTGGGCGCTCGTCCGGTAGGTCGGGAACGCAGAATGATGGGGCTCGACTCGTCGGTGGACAGGGTGGCTCGGCCCTTACCTACTCGATGTTGAACCACCTGACGTTTGGAGGTGGTGGTGGCGCGGGACATGGCTCCAACAACACGGGCGTTGCCGGTGGGCGCGGCGGTGGTGTCGTCTTCGTTCGTGCCAATGCGCTCACGGGCTCTGGCTCCATTTCCGCGTCGGGTGGTTCGGCGGGTCTCGCGACTGGAGACGCGGGCAGCGGTGGTGGCGCGGGTGGCTCCATCTACCTGCGCTTCAGCGGGAAGGCGGAGTGCGGCACGGTCACCGCCATTGGCGGCGTGGGTGGTAACTCGGGCACCGCGCTGCTGGGACCTGGTGGTGGCGGTGGCGGTGGGCGGGTGTTGTTCCAGGGAGGCGCGGACAGCACCTGCTCGTTCAACTTGTTTGGCTCGTCGGCCGGTAGCCAGCCTGATACCAGTTGGACGCCCGATGGCAGTTACTTCGGTGCGAAGGCGGGCTCGCCTGGCAATTACGTCACGCTGCCTGGCGGTTTCGTGGTGCCGGCGGTTCCCACGGTGACCACGCCCGCCCACAACTCCTTCACGAGCAATCCCCAGCCCGACATCAAGGGCACGGCCACGCCCAACACCACGGTGGTCATCTACATCGATGGCGTGGAGGTGGGCCGGGCGACGTCCAATTCGGCGGGCAACTACAGCTTCCCTCTGCCCGCGCCGCTCGCCGAGGGCCCGCACACCGTGCAGGCCGCCACGGAGGTGGATGCCTCCCAGAGCCCCAAGAGCGTGGCCAACACCTTCACGGTGGACACGGTGAAGCCCGCGGCGCCCTTCGTGTCGGCGCCGGGCGACAACACCTACGTGACGACGGTGCGTCCGCCCATCACGGGCACGGCCGAGAAGAACAGCACGGTGACGGTCTACATCGACGGCGTGGCGGTGGGCACGACGAAGGCGGACGATTCCGGCAACTGGAGCTACACGCCCACCACGGACCTCGGGCAGGGCCCCCACACGGTGAAGGCCACGTCCAAGGACGCGGCGGACAACGTCAGCGCCGACTCCAACACCAACACCTTCACGGTGGACACGGTGAAGCCCGCAGCGCCGGTCGTGTCGGCGCCGGACGACAACGACTACGTGACCACGGTTCGTCCGGTCATCACGGGCACGGCCGAAGCCAACAGCACGGTGACGGTCTACATCGACGGCGTGGCGGTGGGCACGACGAAGGCGGATGCTTCCGGTAACTGGAGCTACACGCCCACCACGGACCTCGGGCAGGGCCCGCACACGGTGAAGGCCACGTCCACGGACGTGGCGGGCAACGTCAGCGTCGACTCCAACACCAACACCTTCACGGTGGACACGGTGAAGCCCCCGGCGCCCGTCGTGGAGACCCCGATCAACAACACCTACGTGACCACGCTCACGCCCACCTTCACGGGTACGGCCGAGGCCGACAGCACGGTATCGGTCTACATCGACGGGGTCTTCTCCGGGACCACGATCGCGACTGGGGGCACCTGGAGCTACACGCCCACCACGCCGCTGATCGGCGAGGGCGCGCACACGGTGTACGCCACGTCCACGGACGCGGCGGGCAACGTCAGCGTCGACTCCAACACCAACACCTTCCTCGTGGACTCGGTGAAGCCGGTGGCGCCGACGGTGGATGCTCCGGATGAGGGCTCCTATGTGACCACGGTTCGTCCGGTCATCACGGGCACGGCCGAGAACAACAGCACGGTGACGGTCTACATCGATGGCGTGGAGGTGGGTACGACGACGGCGGATGGCTCCGGCAACTGGAGCTACACGCCCACCACGGATCTGGCGCAGGGCTCGCACAAGGTGAAGGTCACGTCCAAGGACGCGGCGGGCAACGTCAGCGTCGACTCCAACGTGCGCACCTTCATCGTGGACTCGATCGCCCCGGTGGCGCCGGTGGTGATCGACCCCGCCAATGGCGCGGAGGAGTCCTCCCGCCCGACGTTCACGGGAACGGCGGAGCCCGGCGCCACGGTGACCATCATCGTCGATGGTGAGGATCTGGGCACGACGACGGCGGATGCCTCGGGCAACTGGACCTACACGATTCCCACGGGCTCGCCCGGTCTGGCTGATGGCTCCCACACGGTGACGGCGAGGCAGACGGACGCGGCGGGCAATACCAGCCCCGTGGCGGTTCCCGAGAACACGTTCACGGTGGATAGCACCCTGCCGAGCACCACCATCGAGACGAAGCCGCCGCTGGTGTCCAACTCCACGACCGCGGAGTTCACGTTCAGCTCCGACAAGTCGCCCGTGACCTACGAGTGCACCCTGGACACGGTCGTCGTGTCTTGCACGGATACGTTGAAGCTGGAGAACCTGGCCCAGGGCTCGCACACGCTGACCGTGCGCGCCGTGGATGCGTTGGGCCACAAGGATCCCTCCGTGGAGTCCTACACCTGGACCGTGGACACCCTCGCGCCCGCGGCGCCGGTGGTGCTGGCTCCGGACGAGGGTTCCGAGCAGACCACGACCACGCCCGTCATCTCGGGCACCGCCGAGCCGGGCAGCACCGTGACGGTCATCATCGACGGGGTGGAAGTGGGCACCACGACGACGGACGCCTCGGGCAACTGGAGCTTCCCGACGACCACGCCGCTGACTCCGGGCCCCCACGAGGTGACGGCGCGGGCCACGGACGCCGCGGGCAACACCAGCCCCGACTCGGCTCCGCGCGGCTTCACCGTGGTGGACGACACGCCCGCGCCGGTGCCGCCCGCTCCCGTGATCACCTCGGGTCCCTCGGGCACCACGCCGGAGCACGGCGCGACGTTCGAGTTCGGTTCGGACGCGCCGGGCGTGACGTACGAGTGCAGCCTGGATGGGGCGACCTACACCGCGTGCACCCCGCCGACGAGCTACGACAACCTGACCGACGGGGAGCACACCTTCCGCGTACGCACGCGGGACGCCGACGGGAACGTGTCCGAGCCCGCGACCCGCACGTGGACCGTGTCCACTCAGGCCGTGGCCGAGGATGACATCGCCTTCCTGGGCGGTGGGTTTGGCGGCTGCTCGGCCTCGGGTGGCGACGCCTCGCTCATCATGCTGAGCCTGGGCACGCTCGTCACGCTGGCGCGCCGCCGCCGCCGTCAGGGCTGA
- a CDS encoding sensor histidine kinase — protein MSALGRIGCGLCLGLLGWILNLAALEVLPGVHLLLGPLVVLAAAVLFGPMGGGVAGAVSGVRTLWLWHHPWGWLNITLEGLFVGALRRRFTPLVADALFWLMSPAYFALTYWFLEDIPATGVLVSGLKQAVNGLLSVLVLQVLLLIPGVRGRLRPLLPQPLADVSIGRAFGSALTLGAVVPMLVLGGAEGRERYDSQLRQVNEENLHAARVVANEVESSIGHVSHGVNQLARTLASSLSAKGQLPGPRYLEGELDALVTYSPEVLSAYVGSPEGIALAFSPPNDLAGHPLVGADFSDRPYVRQVRLAQNPLVSDVLVGRERIHRGAMVVAVSPIRHQEHYAGYVLAAMDLPRLRQHSRAQVAGTQQRIRVTDARGGVVFDSAAEEDAEPVRSIVGTSLARELEHVASGATGTYAAEHDAVTMVRVGTLHHFGVVDVPALGWRVLVEQPGARLQAEVERAYFSLLGTMGLATACAVAMALAFSRTIVAPVQGVSHAAARQVAGDRTARAAEAARDAPHELHQLAETFDLMTGQLSRQMEAIERTSREKDAFLSIASHELKTPLTALKAHVQMLRRKLDGEHHERLDNVSRQVDRVTRLVNQMLDASQMGLRQLPLQRARLDLSEVVRRVAETLVATSPLHTLQLTTEPLVGDFDELRLEQVVHNLVSNAIKYSPTGGLIEVHTRRCDGQAELCVLDRGIGLRVEDEAQLFGRFERGDRREVTGISGLGVGLYVSREIIRLHAGRISLRTREGGGAVATVWLPLTPS, from the coding sequence ATGAGTGCCCTGGGGCGAATCGGGTGCGGTCTGTGCCTCGGGCTGCTCGGGTGGATATTGAACCTGGCGGCCCTCGAGGTGTTGCCCGGGGTGCATCTGCTGCTCGGCCCCCTCGTCGTGCTCGCCGCGGCGGTGCTCTTCGGGCCCATGGGAGGAGGCGTCGCGGGGGCGGTGTCCGGCGTGCGCACGCTCTGGCTGTGGCACCACCCGTGGGGCTGGCTCAACATCACGCTCGAGGGCCTGTTCGTGGGCGCGCTGCGCCGGCGCTTCACGCCCCTGGTGGCCGACGCGCTCTTCTGGCTGATGAGCCCGGCGTACTTCGCCCTCACCTATTGGTTCCTGGAGGACATCCCCGCCACGGGCGTGCTGGTGTCGGGGCTGAAGCAGGCGGTGAATGGGCTGCTGTCGGTGCTCGTGCTCCAGGTGCTGCTCCTCATCCCCGGGGTGCGCGGGCGCCTGCGGCCCTTGCTGCCCCAACCCCTCGCGGACGTGTCCATTGGCCGGGCCTTCGGCTCGGCGCTCACCCTGGGGGCCGTGGTGCCCATGCTGGTGCTGGGCGGGGCCGAGGGCCGCGAGCGCTATGACTCGCAACTGCGCCAGGTGAACGAGGAGAACCTGCACGCGGCGCGGGTGGTGGCCAACGAGGTGGAGAGCAGCATCGGGCACGTGAGCCACGGGGTGAACCAGCTCGCGCGCACGCTCGCCTCGAGTCTCTCCGCCAAGGGCCAGTTGCCCGGCCCCCGCTACCTCGAGGGAGAACTCGATGCGCTCGTCACCTATTCGCCCGAGGTGCTCAGCGCCTACGTGGGCAGCCCCGAGGGCATCGCGCTCGCCTTCTCCCCGCCCAATGACCTGGCGGGCCATCCGCTCGTGGGGGCGGATTTCTCGGACCGCCCCTACGTGCGCCAGGTGCGCCTGGCCCAGAATCCCCTGGTGAGCGACGTCCTGGTGGGCCGGGAGCGCATCCACCGGGGCGCCATGGTGGTGGCCGTCTCCCCCATCCGCCACCAGGAGCACTACGCGGGCTACGTGCTCGCGGCCATGGATCTGCCCCGGCTGCGCCAGCACTCGCGCGCCCAGGTGGCGGGCACCCAGCAGCGCATCCGCGTCACCGACGCGCGCGGCGGGGTGGTCTTCGACTCGGCCGCGGAGGAAGACGCGGAGCCGGTGCGCAGCATCGTCGGCACGTCGCTCGCGCGGGAGCTGGAGCACGTGGCGAGCGGTGCCACGGGCACCTACGCGGCCGAGCACGACGCGGTGACGATGGTGCGCGTGGGCACGCTGCACCACTTCGGCGTGGTGGACGTGCCCGCGCTCGGCTGGCGCGTGCTCGTGGAGCAGCCCGGCGCCCGGTTGCAGGCCGAGGTGGAGCGCGCCTATTTCAGCCTGCTGGGCACCATGGGCCTGGCCACGGCGTGCGCGGTGGCGATGGCGCTCGCCTTCTCGCGCACCATCGTCGCCCCGGTGCAGGGCGTGTCGCACGCGGCGGCCCGGCAGGTGGCCGGAGACCGCACGGCCCGCGCCGCCGAGGCCGCCCGCGACGCGCCGCACGAGCTGCACCAACTCGCCGAGACGTTCGACCTGATGACGGGCCAGCTGTCGCGGCAGATGGAGGCCATCGAGCGCACCAGCCGGGAGAAGGACGCCTTCCTGTCCATCGCCTCGCACGAGCTCAAGACGCCCCTCACGGCGCTCAAGGCCCATGTGCAGATGCTGCGGCGCAAGCTGGACGGCGAGCACCACGAGCGGCTGGACAACGTGAGCCGGCAGGTGGACCGGGTGACGCGACTGGTGAACCAGATGCTGGACGCCTCGCAGATGGGCCTGCGGCAGTTGCCCCTGCAGCGCGCGCGCCTGGACCTGAGCGAGGTGGTGCGGCGGGTGGCCGAGACGCTCGTGGCCACCTCGCCCCTGCACACCCTCCAGCTCACCACCGAGCCCCTGGTGGGAGACTTCGACGAGCTGCGCCTGGAGCAGGTGGTGCACAACCTGGTGTCCAACGCCATCAAGTACAGCCCCACCGGAGGCCTCATCGAGGTGCACACCCGGCGGTGCGACGGCCAGGCGGAGCTGTGCGTGTTGGACCGGGGCATCGGCCTGCGGGTGGAGGACGAGGCGCAGCTCTTCGGCCGCTTCGAGCGAGGGGACCGGCGCGAGGTGACGGGCATCTCGGGCCTGGGCGTGGGGCTGTACGTGTCGCGGGAAATCATCCGCCTGCACGCGGGCCGCATCTCCCTGCGCACGCGCGAGGGAGGCGGCGCGGTGGCCACGGTGTGGCTGCCCCTCACCCCCTCGTGA
- a CDS encoding OmpA family protein — MSHSKPSRDQGTMRGARPSTWSAMSVGLSVAASLFLAPAALAQPTGLAQFELERLELNPNGRGSLVLGTGELLPEGGLRLSLLGHYERNPLTMYRNDVQLGAVVSDRVMAHLLVAWAPMRWLELGAQLPVVAWQRGDDLTGYGVGAPARTGLGTPSAHVRLGLLAQRRDAPVDLALELGVGLPVGSADTLSRDSIVRVTPKLMLGRSFGWLRAGAEAAVLVRPAVVLGDGGKVQDELGNELRVGAVLATQGEGLRGELNVRGFLPLATRESNAIELLAGLRLPVSESVEAYALGGPGFGDAPGTPTFRVLLGLAVGGGDRPAPVLRDDDGDGVVNSLDQCPSEPGPVARQGCPVKDTDKDGIEDAQDQCPTEAGPASRQGCPVRDADKDGIEDAQDQCPTEAGPASRQGCPVRDADKDGIEDAQDKCPTEAGPASRQGCPVRDADQDGIEDARDACPTEAGLAELKGCPARDGDADGVADHLDNCPTEKGDAANQGCPAEKKQLVAIQTGKLEIKEQVFFATGKSIIQPRSFKMLDQVAQVLTQHTEVERMVIEGHTDDRGNADANRKLSLARAESVKAYLVSKGVEASRLVANGYGPDRPIESNKTEKGRATNRRVEFIIVTPEQELK, encoded by the coding sequence ATGAGCCACAGCAAGCCGTCCCGAGATCAGGGGACGATGCGCGGCGCACGTCCGTCGACATGGTCGGCGATGTCCGTGGGCCTGTCCGTTGCCGCTTCCCTGTTTCTCGCTCCGGCCGCGCTCGCGCAGCCCACGGGTCTGGCCCAGTTCGAATTGGAGCGGTTGGAGCTCAATCCGAACGGCCGGGGTTCCCTGGTGCTGGGCACGGGCGAGCTGCTGCCCGAGGGAGGCTTGCGGCTGTCGCTCCTGGGGCACTACGAGCGCAATCCGCTGACCATGTACCGCAATGACGTCCAGTTGGGCGCGGTGGTGTCGGACCGGGTGATGGCGCACCTGCTGGTGGCGTGGGCGCCCATGCGCTGGTTGGAGTTGGGCGCGCAGCTGCCCGTGGTGGCCTGGCAGAGAGGAGATGACCTCACGGGGTACGGCGTCGGAGCACCGGCCCGCACGGGCCTGGGTACGCCCTCGGCGCATGTGCGGCTCGGACTGCTCGCCCAGCGGCGGGACGCTCCGGTGGACCTGGCGCTCGAGCTGGGTGTGGGTCTGCCGGTGGGCAGCGCGGATACGCTCTCGCGCGACAGCATCGTGCGCGTCACGCCCAAGCTGATGTTGGGCCGGAGCTTTGGCTGGCTGCGCGCTGGCGCGGAGGCGGCGGTCCTGGTGCGCCCCGCGGTCGTGCTCGGCGATGGGGGCAAGGTGCAGGACGAGCTGGGCAACGAGCTGCGCGTGGGCGCGGTGCTCGCCACCCAGGGCGAGGGCCTGCGGGGTGAACTCAACGTGCGCGGCTTCCTGCCGTTGGCCACCCGCGAGTCCAATGCCATCGAGCTGTTGGCCGGCCTGCGCCTGCCCGTGAGCGAGTCCGTCGAGGCCTATGCCCTGGGCGGTCCCGGTTTCGGCGATGCCCCGGGCACGCCCACCTTCCGCGTGTTGCTCGGCCTGGCCGTGGGCGGTGGAGATCGCCCGGCGCCCGTCCTGCGCGACGATGATGGCGATGGCGTGGTGAACAGCCTGGACCAGTGCCCCTCGGAGCCGGGTCCGGTCGCTCGCCAGGGCTGCCCGGTGAAGGACACCGACAAGGACGGCATCGAGGACGCGCAGGACCAGTGCCCCACGGAGGCCGGTCCGGCTTCGCGTCAGGGCTGCCCGGTGCGGGACGCGGACAAGGACGGCATCGAGGACGCGCAGGACCAGTGCCCCACGGAGGCCGGTCCGGCTTCGCGTCAGGGCTGCCCGGTGCGGGACGCGGACAAGGACGGCATCGAGGACGCGCAGGACAAGTGCCCCACGGAGGCCGGTCCGGCTTCGCGTCAGGGCTGCCCGGTACGGGACGCGGACCAGGACGGCATCGAGGACGCGCGCGACGCGTGCCCCACGGAGGCCGGTCTGGCGGAGCTGAAGGGTTGCCCGGCGCGGGACGGCGACGCGGACGGCGTGGCGGACCACCTGGACAACTGCCCCACCGAGAAGGGTGACGCCGCCAACCAGGGCTGCCCGGCGGAGAAGAAGCAGCTCGTGGCCATCCAGACGGGCAAGCTGGAGATCAAGGAGCAGGTGTTCTTCGCCACCGGCAAGTCCATCATCCAGCCGCGCTCCTTCAAGATGCTGGATCAGGTGGCCCAGGTGCTCACGCAGCACACCGAGGTCGAGCGGATGGTCATCGAGGGACACACCGATGACCGGGGCAACGCGGACGCCAACCGCAAGCTGTCGCTGGCGCGCGCCGAGTCGGTGAAGGCCTACCTCGTGAGCAAGGGCGTGGAGGCCTCGCGGCTGGTGGCCAACGGCTACGGTCCCGATCGGCCCATCGAATCGAACAAGACGGAGAAGGGCCGCGCGACCAACCGGCGCGTGGAGTTCATCATCGTGACCCCCGAGCAAGAGCTGAAGTAG